The genomic DNA CGACCTGGGTACGGTCATCGCTTCCGGCACCCCCGAGGAGGTGCGCGCCCATCCCGACGTGCTCCGCGCCTACCTCGGCGTGCCCGCCGACACCGTCGACCTCGACGAGGAAGCCGTCCCGGAACTGCACACCCGCCCGCTCGCCACACAGGAGGCCCCGCTGTGACCACGCTGAAATGCCACGGTGTGACCGCCGGTTATCTGAAGGAGCGCCCGTGTGTGCGGGAGGTCGACCTGACCCTCGAGCAGGGTGAGATCACCTGTCTGCTCGGCCCGAACGGCGCGGGCAAGACCACCTTGCTGGACACTCTGGCCGGCCTGCTCCCGCGTACCGGCGGCGAGGTGCTGGTCGACGGCAAGGACGTACGCAGCGGCCGCCCGCGCGACGCCGTGCGCGCCGGGATGGTGCTCGTGCCCGACGACCGGGCCTTGTTCCGGCAGTTGAGTACCCGGCAGAATCTGATGCTCGCGATCACCGAGCGCTCGCGGCGGCGCACCGGATTGGGGCAGGTACTGGAGTACTTCCCCGCACTGGAGAAGCGGCTGTCGGTCGACGCGGGCCGTCTCTCCGGTGGCGAGCAGCAGATGCTGGCCATCGGACGGGCGATCCTGCAGCGGCCAACCGTGCTGCTCATCGACGAGCTGAGCATGGGCTTGGCGCCGGTCATCGTCACCGAGATCCTGGATGTGCTGAAGCGCCTCGCCGCTGCGGAGGGCACCAGCGTCCTGTTGGTGGAGCAGCACGTGCAGCTGGCGCTCGGCGTCGCCGACAAGGCCGCCGTGCTGGTGCACGGGCGGATCGCCGATCACGGCGCAGCGGCGGAACTGCGCGAGGATCCCGGCCGGATCGAGCGCGCCTACCTCGGCGTGGAGTCGGCCACGGCCGCGCACTGAATCAGCCGACAACGACAGCGAGACTCCGAGGTGGCTCGCTGTCGTTGCCTGCTGTGCGCCGGTGTGAGCTTCGGCCGCAGCGAAGGCCGCGTTGTGGCAGAACAGAATTCAGGAGGAAGCGGCCGCTGCGGCCTGCTGCTTGCACCACTCCAGTTCGTCCGTGCTCAGGGTGCCCAGCTCCATGGCGCGCTGGATCCACTTCGGGACCAGCGCGACGAACTCGGCCGGATCGTAGATGTCCTCCTCCTTGGAGAACTTGCCGTTGCCCGCGTAGGTGAGAATGCTGATGTTGTCCGCGCCCATGGCCGATCCGTCGCCGGGATCGCGCATCAGGTTGTTCAGCTTGACGACGATCACACCGTTGAGGTCGTCGATCAGGTGCCAGTAGTCGGGGAACGAGGTCATCGCCGCGCCGGGGAATCGCGCCAGCGTCGGTTCGACCCATGCCCAGATGGCGTCGTGTCCTTTCAGTACGCCGACCATCTGCTCGTGGTATTCGGCGTCGGGGGTGAACAGTTCGACGAATTCGCGCCAGCTGCCCTCCCCGGAGGCCGCGCGGGCGACCGTCGAATGCCACGACTGGTACGCCTCTTCCAGTTCTTGCCTGTTCCAGGTATTGCTCATGCCCGGACGGTAGCCACGCGGTGACCACCGGATCAGCCGTCGTTTCCGCTCAGTGGGACCTCCCGCTGAATGGAAGGTCGAGCCGATCGTCCGGCCGGTCGACCCTACGGTGGGATACCCCGGCCCGACCTTGTGAAAGTGGAGTTCCGAACCATGGCGAACAAGCCGATGCCCCCGCTGGCGACCGCCCGCGACACGACCGTCGATCTCCTCGTGGTGGGGTCGGGCACCGGCATGGCCGCCGCGCTCGCCGCGCACGAACTGGGGTTGTCCTGCCTGGTCGTGGAGAAGACCGCCTATGTCGGCGGCTCGACCGCACGCTCCGGCGGCGCGTTCTGGATTCCGGGCAGCTCCATCCTGCCCGACAGCGGCGCGACCGCGATCGCCGAAGCCCAGACCTATATCGCTGCGGTAGTGGAGGATTCGGCCCCGGCCGAGCGCGGGCGGGCATTCCTCGAGGCCGGCCCGGCCACCGTCGACATGCTGAAGAGGACTACGCCGATGCGGTTCTTCTGGGCGCGGGGCTACTCCGACTACCACCCGGAGGAGCCGGGCGGCCGAGCCGAGGGCCGCACCTGCGAGTGCCGCCCGTTCGACGCCTCGGTCCTCGGCGCCGAGCGGCCACGGTTGCGTCCCGGCGTGATGGAGGCCCCGGTCCC from Nocardia higoensis includes the following:
- a CDS encoding ABC transporter ATP-binding protein translates to MTTLKCHGVTAGYLKERPCVREVDLTLEQGEITCLLGPNGAGKTTLLDTLAGLLPRTGGEVLVDGKDVRSGRPRDAVRAGMVLVPDDRALFRQLSTRQNLMLAITERSRRRTGLGQVLEYFPALEKRLSVDAGRLSGGEQQMLAIGRAILQRPTVLLIDELSMGLAPVIVTEILDVLKRLAAAEGTSVLLVEQHVQLALGVADKAAVLVHGRIADHGAAAELREDPGRIERAYLGVESATAAH
- a CDS encoding nuclear transport factor 2 family protein, with translation MSNTWNRQELEEAYQSWHSTVARAASGEGSWREFVELFTPDAEYHEQMVGVLKGHDAIWAWVEPTLARFPGAAMTSFPDYWHLIDDLNGVIVVKLNNLMRDPGDGSAMGADNISILTYAGNGKFSKEEDIYDPAEFVALVPKWIQRAMELGTLSTDELEWCKQQAAAAASS